Within Saccharomonospora cyanea NA-134, the genomic segment GCTGCGCAGGCGTGCTCGCCGCGCTTCCCGCCTGGAACGGGCCTGGGGAGACCGCGCCCGCCGCCATCGCGGCCACCGCGTCGGCCGACCTGATCGAGCGCCACGGCCTCGACGCCGCGCTCTCACTGGCCACCCGCGACGTCGCCCCGTGGCTCGCCGAGGAACTGACCCGCGCGTGGCGGCGGCACGGCCAGGGGCTGGCGGCGAGTCTGCGGACCGCCGCCCGGCATCCCGCGCCCGAGCTACCGGCGCTGCGCACGCTCGACGTCCCCGTGGGAATCGCGACGTGTGTGGACGACCCGGTGCACCCGGTCGCGGTCGCCAGGGCGTGGGCCGGCGCCCTGCCCTGCTCCGCACTGGTCGAGACCACACTCGACGCGCTCGGCGCCGACCGGGAGAGCCTCGGCCGGGCCGCGACACTGGCGTGGTTGCGGGCCACTACTCGGCGACCGCGACGAAGCCGCCCAGTCCGATCATGCTGAGCCCGGCGGCCACCCGCTGGCGCACCCGCCACCGCGGGTTGTTCACGAGCCGCCCGGACAGCCCCCCGGCGAACACCGCGACGGCCAGGTCGACGAGAGCGGCCATGGCCACCGCGATGAAGCCGAGCAGTGCGAACACGAGCGGAGCGGGCGCCGTCTCGGGATGCACGAAGTGCGGCAGCAGCGCCATGAAGTACAGCGCGGTCTTCGGGTTGAGCAGCTCGGCGATCATGCCCTGGGCGAGCGGGGACCTCGCCCAGCGCTTCGCGCCGCCGTCCGAGTCGACCTCACCGTCGTCGCCCCGCCGCACGATCGCCTGCACGCCGAGGTACACCAGGTACGCCGCGCCGGCGATCTTGACGACCGTGAACGCGACGGTGGACGCCGCCAGCAGGGCCGAGAGCCCCAGCGCCGCCGCGACCACGTGGACGGAGGCGCCGAGCGCGTTGCCGAACACCGAGCGCACGCCCTCGGTGCGGCCACCCCGCAGGCTGCGGGCGAGCACGTAGAGCACGCCGGGTCCGGGACTCAGCGCGAACAGCGCCGCCGTGCCCAGGAAGACGACCCACTCCGCTGAGGTGGGCACCGCTACCTCCTACTGCTGTGACTGAGCCTGCTGGGCCGGAGCCTGCCTGCTCTTGATGTGGGAGGCGATGGCCTCGGGCAGCGTGATCTGCAACGGCGTACGCACCGGCATCGGCGCCTCGCCACGGTCGACGACCGTGCCACGCATGATCGCGCGCAGCACCTCGGGCGCACGGGACGCCTCCGACTGCGGGCCCGCGATCACGCCCCGCAGCATCCACCGG encodes:
- a CDS encoding alpha/beta fold hydrolase gives rise to the protein MTSVMPARTAVLLPGTGSDEIFVRAVFTRPLAAVGVAVTAPAPPPGEAVVTGYTALLDRIAERTDGPLLVGGVSLGAHLATAWAVRNADRCAGVLAALPAWNGPGETAPAAIAATASADLIERHGLDAALSLATRDVAPWLAEELTRAWRRHGQGLAASLRTAARHPAPELPALRTLDVPVGIATCVDDPVHPVAVARAWAGALPCSALVETTLDALGADRESLGRAATLAWLRATTRRPRRSRPVRSC
- a CDS encoding LysE family translocator, producing MPTSAEWVVFLGTAALFALSPGPGVLYVLARSLRGGRTEGVRSVFGNALGASVHVVAAALGLSALLAASTVAFTVVKIAGAAYLVYLGVQAIVRRGDDGEVDSDGGAKRWARSPLAQGMIAELLNPKTALYFMALLPHFVHPETAPAPLVFALLGFIAVAMAALVDLAVAVFAGGLSGRLVNNPRWRVRQRVAAGLSMIGLGGFVAVAE